ttatgtttgtttttgttttttggtccggaccaaactaaccaaacgaaccgaactacaagtgtgaacgcaccctaagtgtttgtttgtgttttatgaACCTGCTTCTGGCTTTCACTTGTGTTGCATAGTTGATTTCTTTATCCTCCCAAATATCTTCCTCCTCCTCAGCATCGTCAAAAGGACGGATTCGCTCCTTTGTGCAAGTCTCAAAGATCGAAGAGCTGGCCTGAGAGAGGAGAGAAGTCAAAAGAGCATCAACGggaagaaaacacacaaaacatgatATTATAACCCAAAACGTAATAAGAATATAATAGAACTATTAATTATAATGATATAAAGAGTATAAAAAACCAGTTAGGGCTCACCCCCTTGTCCATCAGGTTAAAATTGAGCTCTGTGATTCGATCAAATGTGGcgctgcagaaaaaaaaaaatacagagaaATTCGGCTCCAATTACCAATGTCAGAGTTTAAACCTGCTAAAAAACGAGACaatatttcaattaaattaaattattttttaaatgaaatgaaattgaaTCAGGTGACTGCACatatatgttaatataatatgatggaccagttttttatttatttaacatttatatttattggtttggtaacactttaaattACTTCTCTAAGGGAGAAGGCATCAACTAGTTGCTTATCATCATGAGTATTACTAGGTTATTGGCTTATGATTAGCATTTATAAACCACATATTAATCCTTATTCTAATTTAAAGTGTGAGCAATAGTTTAATCTACATTTAACTCCAAATCTAACCCTTTGTGTAGGAATCACCTGATGTTGCCATCATGCTCTCCAAATTCATCGCCATTCAATCCAAACTGATCAACAAAGTTTGCTGTCATCTGCTGGATCTGATAATCTGAGAACACCTGTAAAGAGAAAAATCCTCATTAAAAGGCAATTGACAATTTTCGGAttgtcatttttgttgttgaaaaactTCCTATGATTTCACTCACCAGGTCTGCAGTGTTCTTCTTGTTAGTTTCCGTTAGCGTTTCATTTACAAACTGCTCCCAGCGTGCTTTATAGTCCTCTGGTAGCTCTGTCATACAcaattatatgtatatttttgacAAGTAACTAAGTAAGAGTAATActgttaaattaatattgttatTCGGCATGGCTGCATTAAAGAAGGAATACATACATATGTACATAACACAAATCCACTTAAAATACTCCCAAGTGTGTGTCAGCTACCTTTTATTAGTTGTGTGATTTGAATCTGTTCTTGTTCTCTCTCTGCATTCTGCACAACTGTGTTGGCAATCCTGGTCAGATGACCCATATACCCTCTTCTCATGCCTCCAGCCTCCCTATAACATACGCACAGAGATATAAGATACTCAATCAGCAAAAGCATATGGACTCTTCAACTCCcagatattaaaattatttcttaCTGTGTTTTGTCATTTTCTTCCCAAGCATCTAAAATCCTTTGAACCAGCCTGCAGTCCTTCAGGAGCTGCACACAAACAATTATTTCAATGACTTATACATACTGCACTTCACAAAAGGAAACATTGTCAATTTTTGATAATTGATGCCATACGTGCcgtaaatattatatatacaaacatgcaaataatttacacatttacatgcatacatacaccaatcaggcataacattatcaggtgaaatgaataacactgattatctcttcatcatggcaacTGTtattgggtgggatatattaggcagcaagtgaacagtctgtcctcaaagttgatgtgttagaagcaggaaaaatggccaAGTGTAAGGATAtcagcaagtttgacaagggtcaaattgtgatggctagacagcTGGGTCAACGCGTGGTCCAAGATCAAAAGAggcccaaggaaggaacagtggtgaactgacgacagggtcatgggcggccaaggctcattgatgcccGTGGGAAGCAATTAAAGACGAGCAACATTAGCgcagattgctcaagaagttattgcaggttctgatagaaaggtgtcagaatacacagtgcatcgcattTTGTTGCGCATGGGGCTGCATTGTAaggggtgcccatgctgacccctgttcaGCCAAATGCACGACCaatgggcatgtgagcatcagaactggaccagagcaatgaaagaaggtggcccgatctgatgaatcacgtttcctgttacatcatgtggattacttgaggaacacatggcaccaggatgcactaagGGAGAAGGCAAGCCaccggaggcagtgtgatgctttgggcaatgttctacttggaaaccttgggtcctgccatccatgtggatgttactttgacacgtaccatacctaaacattgttgcagaccatgtactccctttcatggaaacggtatccctggtggctgtggcctctttcagcaggataatgtgccctgccacaaagcaaaaatggttcaggaatggattgaggagcacaatgagtttgaggtgttgacttggcctccaaattccagATCTCAATCTAATCGAGCATCTGCGGGATGTGCTGAAAAAAacagtccaatccatggagggcCCACCTCATCTAATAACAGGACTTAAAGAATCtactgctaacatattggtgccataTACCAAAGCACACCTTCCGGGGTCTAGTGGAGTacatgcctcgacaggtcagaGCTGTTtcggcagcaaaagggggaccaacacaataagAAGTCATAATGTTAAGCCGGATCAGTGTATACAAACATACAGCCAACACCTCATTTACCAAGTGAGTCAGATTTACTAGCAAGTGATTCAAGTGACTCAAACGTGGTTAAAATGTTCTGTATCTGTAGCGCTGCAGATTCAGCAGTAGTGAGGCACTTTATATGTTACTAATTCAGGTATATTACTATATATGACTATACAAAATACATTACTATATACTGTATGTCTATACAAAAATATTAGAGAACACATTAGCTTCAATAAGTGAGGGTCTTGCTTACATGCTTTATCAAGTCACAGCTTGCGAACATGTCAGATCTGTCTGAGTTTTGTGTGTCTGACTTTTGTGTTTCcagctgaatctgatctggactTTCATGTGTTTTTCCATTAGGTGTTGTCTGGTTAAGGATGGCAGAGACACAATGCTCCACTTGGATGTGTAGGAAGTTATTCCAGGAGAATTTGAAAAACAAGTCctagagagagagcgagagcacgagagagagagaggtgatTTCAATGACGAAAACAGTTGTACTGCATAATATTTTTCTGGAAACCATTATTTGTTTCTttgtcaggattctttaataaatattaagttcaaaagaacagcatttatttgaaagataattcttctgtaacattataaaagtcAATAAAAAACTACTGAAaaatgtcatccaagatgttcatgtctttctttctttagtcgaaaaaaaaggtttttaaggaaacattccaggatttttgtCCATAGAGTGGACTATGGGTTCAAATTGCAGTTTCAGTGCAGCTTCAAAGGGCTCTACACGATCCAAGCCAAGGAATAAGGGTCTAATCTAGCGAAACGATCTGTCattttctaaaaacaaaatgacatttatatGCGCATTATTTAATCACGTTGGAAAGGTCACGTGTGACGTAGGCGGAAGCACCGACCCAGTATTTACACAGCGTAAGGTAAAGAAAGTCAAATGccctttacaaaaaaatacatagaAAATATAGTCCACTATATAAAGAAAAAtccttttcgactgaagaaagtgaactaatcctttaatatcCAGAAAGagcaaaaatgtaaatctttatttatatatatatatatatatatatatatatatatatatatatatatatatatatatatattgattggCTCTAAGAAAGGAAAGATCTTATTTTTTTGTCGACTTTGTAAGCTAGACTAAGGATGACTCATACCAGCAGCAGGTTGATCATGTCCAGTCGGCAGAGCTCTTGGTGGATTCTGGGAGCTCTGGTGTACAGGAGAGCAGCCATCAATCTGGACACATGCAGCCGGGCATTGCCAAATGGCTCTTCCAGAACACCCATAGTGGTCAACATCGCACATTTCTGAAAGCAGGGAGATGTCCAAAAAACATCAACTATGTGACATCTTTCCGtgatttcattttgtttttaagacTTGTGATAAAACTGGAGGAGCATACCAACCTTGGGTGGATTTAACAGAAGGTGGTGAAAGTTCTTTAGATGTGGTTGAATGCCCATTAAAATGCTGTTGTTAACAGTGTAAGACTTTTCCAATCCCTGAGAGCACGGGTCAGTCACCTGCTCAACACTGTTACACACAAATAATTTAGTAACAGCGattgtgtgtgcgcgcgcgcgtgcaaTGTACTGTCCTTGTGTTACTCACCCAGGTCTCCGAGTTTCCAACAATGTAAGTAACACTTGCGTTCCATAGACGATGCACACTTCACTCTTTTCTCCTTCAAACATGTTCTTCAACAGGGCCTCAACATTCTGCTGTCTGAAACAGCAGCCAGATACTTCAGTTTAGTTTAGCTTTTCAAGCATAAATTCAGCTCCACATTCTAATTATCCTGGCTGACAGCTGCCCACTTAGACTGTAAGAAACCATCTAGCTTGTGCATaacgatcacacacactcacagctctaGTGTTGTGAGCAAAGGGTCAGTCTCTAAAGGTTCCTGCAGGAGACTGGCCTGATCTCTGCTCAGACGGATGATTTCACACAGGGTCTGAGATGCATTCGACTGCCTctgtaaacacatttatgtACACGTCATCTTTCATGTCTATTTATATAGATTTGTAAAAatggaataaaatgttttttgttcatAGAGACTTTTTCAATATCAAGATCAAATACACAATTTCACTATCATCCTTAGAacgggatagttcaaccaaaaatgaaaattctcagcctcatgttgttccaaacctgtatgaattctttcttctgctgaacacaaaagaagattttttgaagaatgccggaaaccaaacagttgatggaccccattgacttccatagttttttttttttcagtcaactgtttgattaccCATTCTTCAAACTCTAGTGACTGACCTCACTGTCACTGTGAGGGTGTATCAGCTCAACGAGTCTTTGGATCAGCCTCTCTTCATTCAGCCACTGAAAACAGGACAtgcaaataaatttaaaattacacacagacacaagtcttatttttgttttgagCACTTTTATATCACAGGGGTTGATTTATATTAAATCTAAAGATTACAGTTTTGACTTTTTGTTTTATGTAGGTCacataaaaaaagtgttttaaaatatttattcttTAATGACTCGATTGTTTTTCCCTTTCccacattaaatataaattcaATACAAATCCAAAATATGAATTACTCCAACTATGATAAGATATACAATACTAAAATCATCAAAAACGCTTTCAATATTATaaacactaccattcaaagtttggggtcagtaagatttttttgttttattcaacaaggacccattaaattgatcaaaaatgtgtagacatttataatgatacaaatgatttctgttttaaaaaattctgtttgtttttttaaactttcaatTCATAAAAGattcttaaaataaaattacatcaCAGTTTCAATGTTTCTTGAGAAGTctcaatgtttttaaaaaaagcaaatcATAGAATGATTTAATAAGTTTATATTTCACAGAGCCAAAATGTCCATTATAGAAATATTATGAAGAAGGTTGAGTGCACTCACACTAAGCACTTCCTGTCTGAGACAAACGGGCTCCACATTACTAATGAGACGCAGCACCAAATCCATCATGGCCGACGTGTCCATGTGTTTCAACACCTGCCCTATAAAATCCTCTTTTTTCTTTAGGAAACCGATcatctgataaaaaaaaattatcaacaAAGAGCAGGATAACAAATTCATGCCAATACAAATCAAAAATGCTCAAGTGAACAAAGAGATGCACGTTTGCGCACCTGCTCTGTCTTGCGGGCGATGAGgttaccaacagtcttgctgAAGAACGAGGCCAGTAGAGGGTTCAGCGGTGGCGTCTGCTCTAGGAAGTTATAGACTGTGTTCAGCAGAGACTCGTCTCCACCAACTTTATCGTTGATAAGGGACACGTCGCACGTCAACAACTCACATGCTATGTTAGCATACCTGCATgagaaacagagagaaaaaaaaaacatactactAAAGGATGACCAATACATCTCAAATTCAATATATAATGCAAATTTAATGGCAgcacattaataattatttactcAGAATTCACtacaaatattttattgttgttaTGGTTAGCTAAAACTATTATTAATTGGTTTCCGAAGCTGAATTAGAAAACATAcacaaatattaaaaaacaaacttgaaATATTCTCCTTGGCAACTAAGTTGGagtactaaaattactaaaatacaAATGCATTTAagctaaatacaaaatataaaatatagaaaatataaaaaaactgaccaaagcacTACTAAAacaaacttaatattaaacatattaattaagattatatttacagtgccttgcgaaagtattcggcccccttgaactttgcgaccttttgccacatttcaggcttcaaacataaagatataaaactgtaattttttgtgaagaatcaacaacaagtgggacacaatcatgaagtggaacgaaatgtattggatatttcgaacttttttaacaaaacaaaaactgaaaaattgggcatgcaaaattattcagcccctttactttcagtgctgtctccagaagttcagtgaggatctctgaatgatccaatgttgacctaattgactaatgatgataaatagaatccacctgtgtgtaatcaagtctccgtataaatgcacctgcactgtgatagtctcagaggtccgtttaaagcgcagagagcatcatgaagaacaaggaacacaccaggcaggtctgagatactgttgtggagaagtttaaagccggatttggatacaaaaagatttcccaagaccactgcaaatctaccaagacctctaaactttcagctcatacaaggagaagactgatcagagatgcagctaagaggcccatgatcactctggatgaactgcagagatctacagctgaggtgggagactctgtccatacgacaacaatcagtcgtatactgcacaaatctggtctttatggaagagtggcaagaagaaaaccatttcttaaagatatccataaaaaatgttgtgtaaagtttgccacaagccacctgggagacacaccaaacatgtggaagaaggtgctctggtcagatgaaaccaaaattgaactttttggcaacaatgcaaaacgttggCGTTGGCGTtttaaagcaacacagctcatcaccctgaacacaccatccccactgtcaaacatggtggtggcagcataatggtttgggcctgcttttcttcagcagggacagggaagatggttaaaattgatgggaagatggatggagccaaatacaggaccattctggaagaagccctgatggagtctgcaaaagacctgagactgggacggagatttgtcttccaacaagacaatgatccaaaacataaagcaaaatctacaatggaagggttcaaaaataaacatatccaggtgttagaatggccaagtcaaagtccagacctgaatccaatcgagaatgtgtggaaagaactgaaaactgctgttcacaaacgctctctatCCAACCATAACTGAGCTTGAGCTTTTcagcaaggaggaatgggcaaaaatttcagtctctcgatgtgcaaaactgatagggACATACCctaagcgacttacagctgtaatcgcagaaaaaggtggcgctacaaagtattaatataataattttgcacacccaatttttcagtttttgatttattaaaaaaagttttaaatatccaataaattttgttccatgattgtgtcccacttgttgttgattcttcacaaaaaattacagttttatatcattatgtttgaagcctgaaatgtggcaaaaggtcgcaaagttcaagggggccaaatactttcgcaaggcactgtgtatgcattatatatatatatatatatatacatacacacgaAGGCTTTCAGAATGTGTAAGCTACCCTTTCACATACGTTACGCTAGGGGTATAACGGTACAGACTGCTtacggttcggtttgtatcacggttttaggttcatggTTTTGGTACGGTTCTGTATTttcttagcctggatgccagccgaacttagccccgcccacaatatttttttaggtcgggcaattcggtctggccttgatccacagaggagtaattatctccgaacagaaactgttcggaccaatgaaatcatcagggcgggctttagacgatgacggacagatgatcaacagtaacgtaatcatccacgtcatcaaaggggcttggattatatttgtttgaatcctaaacggagagcttgcttGTATATgtattcaccttcacaatttctctcagaaatgatgatcatgttgggtaagtactctgtgtatcattaaataattttatttttttagaacacgtgtaaagatcgtgtattccagcctgattccagctcgagtgcagacagggttgccaagtttttacaacaaaagcttctcggggggttctccgggggaaaatgccgtttggggggtaaaatgtgtgttattttggcaaggttgtctgctaaaattcgcactcatgggtctatatatcacataatagtcgcttcaacccgcggacatagaaaacaacccgtggaAAAACGCGgatttggcaacacagtgcagttgaactctgttgacatttgacaatgcgtcgctccgttgctctgattggttgttggtctgttcaattgaggtctttcctggttcggttgaaacacgccccattatcacagcccaatggagcagtttcagactcatattctgactagaattgagtatgaccacgtcaggctagtatctactatgttcagggaaaaaaggactactgtcaaataaaaataaagaaaataagaacaaataacttaaatacaagtaGCAGCACAAAttaatactattgagcaaaggtactcataaaataaacaatgcttttcaggtaggtctaacattagttttaggtagagaaattgaatgaattattcaaatgtaaaataattgcatatttaactgtttaaattaaagattaagccttattaaacttacacaagctattcaatcaagagcggtgagtgatgtccttatcttttgttggACATTAAACCCCTTAGACCTAATACAGGGATATGCGtcttctttctcgactgtataaagttcacttaaggcata
The nucleotide sequence above comes from Pseudorasbora parva isolate DD20220531a chromosome 16, ASM2467924v1, whole genome shotgun sequence. Encoded proteins:
- the ppp6r2b gene encoding serine/threonine-protein phosphatase 6 regulatory subunit 2 isoform X2, translated to MFWKFDLHNSSQVEKLLEKEDVTLQELLDEEDVLQECKAQNQRLLLFLTRDSSILELLDLITHEPPTDREEKLRYKYANIACELLTCDVSLINDKVGGDESLLNTVYNFLEQTPPLNPLLASFFSKTVGNLIARKTEQMIGFLKKKEDFIGQVLKHMDTSAMMDLVLRLISNVEPVCLRQEVLSWLNEERLIQRLVELIHPHSDSERQSNASQTLCEIIRLSRDQASLLQEPLETDPLLTTLELQQNVEALLKNMFEGEKSEVCIVYGTQVLLTLLETRRPGVEQVTDPCSQGLEKSYTVNNSILMGIQPHLKNFHHLLLNPPKKCAMLTTMGVLEEPFGNARLHVSRLMAALLYTRAPRIHQELCRLDMINLLLDLFFKFSWNNFLHIQVEHCVSAILNQTTPNGKTHESPDQIQLETQKSDTQNSDRSDMFASCDLIKHLLKDCRLVQRILDAWEENDKTQEAGGMRRGYMGHLTRIANTVVQNAEREQEQIQITQLIKELPEDYKARWEQFVNETLTETNKKNTADLVFSDYQIQQMTANFVDQFGLNGDEFGEHDGNISATFDRITELNFNLMDKGASSSIFETCTKERIRPFDDAEEEEDIWEDKEINYATQVKARSRFGLVTNAQKSEVDGGSRMRLGSPDMEWFPETKQNPDKTKNQDMDKQSSDAQSPGWTASFEDDFSCRDFASIAMDTGSNVWGSSTAQLSETEEKGWATFSDFQPFCCSDAGPRCSSPVDSDNPNKQSQNEEIKGSSACVWSVCGARKAPLVASDSSSSGSDSEEEEDKTNITDSVATDNARESITINEKVFNRKNNSLYIVPSAEVKPYLKDNFLSRRITDVDLLTLSALPHGVDQQEWIATNTVSFFQHTTLFFSALSDSCSTVTCPAANSPGNILYEWTDEQGKKLKCSAPIYIDYAMSYIQEILADERVFPTKAGSSFPPGFMFLIQKIFVMLFRTLAHLFSTHYQDAISVELHPHLNTLFTHFITFSHTFRLLEPSETAPIDELIALLAH
- the ppp6r2b gene encoding serine/threonine-protein phosphatase 6 regulatory subunit 2 isoform X1: MFWKFDLHNSSQVEKLLEKEDVTLQELLDEEDVLQECKAQNQRLLLFLTRDSSILELLDLITHEPPTDREEKLRYKYANIACELLTCDVSLINDKVGGDESLLNTVYNFLEQTPPLNPLLASFFSKTVGNLIARKTEQMIGFLKKKEDFIGQVLKHMDTSAMMDLVLRLISNVEPVCLRQEVLSWLNEERLIQRLVELIHPHSDSERQSNASQTLCEIIRLSRDQASLLQEPLETDPLLTTLELQQNVEALLKNMFEGEKSEVCIVYGTQVLLTLLETRRPGVEQVTDPCSQGLEKSYTVNNSILMGIQPHLKNFHHLLLNPPKKCAMLTTMGVLEEPFGNARLHVSRLMAALLYTRAPRIHQELCRLDMINLLLDLFFKFSWNNFLHIQVEHCVSAILNQTTPNGKTHESPDQIQLETQKSDTQNSDRSDMFASCDLIKHLLKDCRLVQRILDAWEENDKTQEAGGMRRGYMGHLTRIANTVVQNAEREQEQIQITQLIKELPEDYKARWEQFVNETLTETNKKNTADLVFSDYQIQQMTANFVDQFGLNGDEFGEHDGNISATFDRITELNFNLMDKGASSSIFETCTKERIRPFDDAEEEEDIWEDKEINYATQVKARSRFGLVTNAQKSEVDGGSRMRLGSPDMEWFPETKQNPDKTKNQDMDKQSSDAQSPGWTASFEDDFSCRDFASIAMDTGSNVWGSSTAQLSETEEKGWATFSDFQPFCCSDAGPRCSSPVDSDNPNKQSQNEEIKGSSACVWSVCGARKAPLVASDSSSSGSDSEEEEDKTNITDSVATDNARESITINEKVFNSDTNAKATGGMATDVIATGTMAIPITGTKSPKEQK